Proteins co-encoded in one Pocillopora verrucosa isolate sample1 chromosome 1, ASM3666991v2, whole genome shotgun sequence genomic window:
- the LOC131796132 gene encoding extracellular calcium-sensing receptor-like — protein MKLFLFVFCILVTTSSKGHSAGVNHGQHCENPRRISNLEADLILGGLFPVHVMQPTGKGTQQEYDINFYGVNWVEAMLFTINEINHDPRFFPLNFTLGYDIKDSCNDVPVALKATLDFVLDAGNTTIDKIISKNCSTRYCKCTDKQTLISAVIGAASSPISTNVANLLGVDNTPQISYSSTSVLLSDKTVYHSFFRTIPSDTYQAQALADLLKQFGWTYVSIVASDNAYGRAGLDSLRSELKKKNICIALEEIFNPSLPQNELRRIIKSLKSTPRVRVIILWCERPNALGFLNEASRKRLKGKTWIGTETWGDAWQLESLDENVVGGMLGVLPLLKKHTAYEEHLKSLNPNNTDHNPWMWEYWTKKFNCSWDTEGLMNSTYSRVHVRERELYVYKTKHSNMTIICPKYPQAGPPTGDLLPRNKYTNVMDAVYAVAHAVKNILDCKDRGSFLLDAHEKCLSVDEITPNDILKFLKNVSFEGRSGSQIMFDEKGDLRYGSYAIKNLQRSGNNEMKFVEIGNWSGIDGKLSLSNNSKIMWNGWSAEQPISTCSDECRAGFYPVKESVRCCWKCVECETDFIKPKAGQDKCRKCPSGYVSNAPRTKCVKLKSDFLSWGDVEGISAAILAVIGVFISVSVLAVFYKYRNTAVVKASNRELSFVHLGCIVAIFALPLVTIGKPTVAGCTAFPFSFAIPLTLCTSIMLLKTDRLLRIFQARSRLTASSSYLISNKMQVIVAVIMTLVPVILTTIWLIVDPPNVMIKVDNSREGWQIISCDESHELLNIVILAYVLIIALLCTYFAFKARKLPENFNEAKFICFAMFAFCIFWLSFFPAYYDSTGSTRNFVFCLGILSSGYAVLCIMYVPKLRVILFHPENNTTEAFRATTMVAMKKAGVVVSSNSGTPPRITPLPSPVPSRRNSLDLVVTNEGRTSAVSIGRTILPSLTQ, from the coding sequence ATgaagctttttttgtttgtcttctgTATTCTGGTAACCACTTCGAGCAAAGGACATTCAGCTGGAGTTAACCATGGTCAACACTGCGAGAATCCGAGAAGGATCTCCAACCTTGAGGCTGATTTGATTCTTGGTGGGTTGTTTCCTGTTCATGTTATGCAACCGACGGGTAAAGGGACACAACAAGAATACGATATCAATTTTTACGGAGTTAACTGGGTCGAAGCGATGTTGTTTACTATTAATGAAATCAACCACGATCCCCGCTTCTTCCCACTGAATTTTACTTTGGGCTATGACATTAAAGATTCATGCAACGATGTGCCTGTGGCATTGAAAGCTACCCTCGACTTTGTTCTCGATGCTGGAAATACGACTATCGACAAAATTATCTCCAAGAATTGCTCTACTCGGTATTGCAAATGTACTGACAAGCAGACACTTATATCTGCAGTAATTGGAGCGGCCTCATCGCCGATATCCACTAACGTAGCAAATCTTCTAGGAGTAGACAATACACCTCAAATTAGCTACTCCTCTACAAGCGTTCTTCTCAGTGATAAGACTGTGTATCATTCTTTCTTTAGGACGATACCATCCGATACGTATCAGGCTCAAGCCCTTGCTGATTTGCTGAAACAGTTTGGTTGGACGTATGTGTCTATCGTTGCATCTGATAACGCTTACGGGCGCGCAGGCCTAGACTCCTTGCGATCAGAACTTAAAAAGAAGAACATCTGCATCGCTCTGGAGGAAATTTTTAATCCCTCGCTGCCCCAAAATGAACTACGTCGCATTATCAAGTCTCTTAAGAGCACGCCACGCGTTAGAGTGATCATTTTATGGTGCGAAAGGCCGAATGCGCTAGGGTTCTTAAACGAAGCGTCCCGTAAAAGGTTGAAGGGCAAAACTTGGATTGGAACGGAAACCTGGGGAGACGCGTGGCAGCTGGAATCATTGGATGAAAACGTCGTAGGAGGGATGCTTGGAGTGTTGCCAttgctgaaaaagcatactgCATATGAAGAACATCTGAAGAGTCTAAATCCAAACAATACCGATCATAATCCGTGGATGTGGGAATActggacaaaaaaatttaactgtaGCTGGGACACGGAAGGTTTAATGAACAGTACTTACAGCCGTGTCCATGTAAGAGAGAGAGAATTGTACGTTTACAAGACCAAGCATTCAAATATGACTATAATCTGTCCAAAATACCCACAGGCTGGTCCTCCAACTGGTGATCTACTGCCCCGGAATAAATACACAAATGTTATGGACGCTGTTTACGCAGTCGCTCATgctgtgaaaaatattttggattGCAAGGATAGAGGCAGTTTTCTTTTGGATGCACATGAAAAATGCCTTtctgttgatgaaataacaCCGAATGACATCCTGAAATTCCTAAAAAACGTGTCCTTCGAGGGAAGGTCTGGCTCACAAATCATGTTTGATGAAAAAGGGGATCTGCGTTACGGATCATACGCGATTAAAAACCTCCAACGGTCTGGCAATAACGAAATGAAATTTGTTGAGATAGGTAATTGGAGTGGAATTGATGGTAAACTTTCACTCAGTAACAACTCTAAGATCATGTGGAATGGTTGGAGTGCAGAACAACCAATCTCAACTTGTTCAGACGAGTGTCGTGCTGGGTTTTATCCGGTCAAAGAAAGTGTGAGATGCTGTTGGAAGTGCGTTGAATGCGAGACTGATTTTATAAAGCCTAAGGCTGGACAGGACAAATGTAGGAAATGCCCAAGTGGTTACGTCTCCAACGCGCCGAGGACCAAATGCGTGAAGCTGAAATCTGACTTCCTCTCCTGGGGAGATGTTGAAGGGATTAGTGCAGCCATACTCGCTGTTATTGGAGTTTTTATATCTGTCAGTGTCTTGGCAGTTTTTTACAAGTATCGCAACACAGCTGTGGTAAAAGCATCCAATCGAGAGCTCTCGTTCGTGCACTTGGGATGCATCGTAGCTATTTTCGCTCTACCGTTGGTGACGATTGGTAAACCAACAGTAGCTGGCTGCACAGCATTTCCATTCTCCTTTGCAATTCCTTTGACCCTCTGTACTTCCATAATGCTGTTAAAGACAGACAGACTCCTGCGCATATTTCAAGCCAGGTCTCGGCTGACCGCTTCAAGCAGCTATCTCATCAGCAATAAGATGCAGGTGATCGTTGCGGTCATAATGACTTTAGTTCCAGTTATTCTGACAACGATTTGGCTGATTGTTGATCCACCCAATGTCATGATTAAGGTTGACAACTCAAGAGAAGGATGGCAAATAATTAGCTGCGACGAATCTCACGAACTCTTAAACATTGTTATTCTGGCGTACGTTTTGATTATTGCCCTGCTATGCACTTACTTTGCTTTTAAAGCCCGTAAGCTTCCTGAAAATTTCAACGAAGCAAAATTCATCTGTTTCGCCATGTTTGCGTTTTGTATTTTCTGGCTGAGTTTTTTTCCCGCCTATTATGACAGCACAGGCTCGACGCGCAATTTCGTGTTTTGTTTAGGAATTCTTAGTTCAGGCTATGCTGTTCTGTGCATCATGTACGTTCCAAAACTTCGCGTGATTCTCTTTCATCCTGAAAACAACACTACTGAGGCATTCAGGGCAACAACTATGGTGGCCATGAAGAAAGCAGGGGTAGTTGTTTCTTCCAATAGTGGGACGCCTCCCCGAATAACACCACTTCCTTCCCCTGTACCTTCAAGGCGTAATTCTCTCGACTTGGTTGTTACAAATGAAGGAAGAACTTCTGCAGTGAGCATTGGTCGGACGATTTTACCATCATTGACTCAGTAA